Sequence from the Persicobacter psychrovividus genome:
TCCGACGGCAGCTACTTTGGCAATATTGGCTAAATCTTCATTCATACTTTCCGGTTCATGTTTGGATTAACATACCGAAATGTAAGGGCTAACGATTTGTGAGTGAATGTTTTTGAACGTGGATGACCGTTGATGATTGTGTTTTATAGGATTTGAATGTAGAATTTTATGGATATGCCTTAGGTTTTGCTTGTCAAAGACCAAGTTAGAGGGATTGGTAGAGAATTTGATGCAATATCATTTAAAACCATTCCTATGAGGTCATATATAGTCAATACTTTCAAGTCCCTAAAAGATAAGTCAAAGCAACTTTCAGAAGAATCTATTTTAATAGGTAAGCGATGGGTTTTATTTGACGATCAAAGCCAGGATCGGATCATTTACATTTTTCAGAAAGAAAAGCAGCTATTGGTGTCTCGTAATGGGGAGGTTACAATAGGACAGTGGCAATATATTGATGGGCAAAATATTATGATTTCCATTAATAACCACCACATTCTCTTAAACCACGGATTTGTTGATGATGAGGTGCTTGCTTTAAGGATGGACTCAAAGGAAGATTATATTATCCTTTGCAATGAGAGTAAAGGACTGAAGTCGTTGAAGTCAATCCAGTTTTTAGAAAGGTATTTAGAGGAGAAGTACTTATTGTCGAAGGGAAAAAAGACGGTACATGGTTTAAATACCCCTATTCTTGAATATCCACAAGGTTCCTATGTGTGTAAGTCTCGAACAGGGCAAGAGATTGGTTTGATTAACTTTTGTGGGAGTGAATCACTCAATCAGAATATGAAAGTATGGGTGAATTTTGAACAAAATTATGCGGGGGTTCAGCAAATAACAATAAATGAAGAATCATTTGAGTTAGAGATTATTAGTGGTGTGATCTCATCTTATTTCTGGATCGTTAAACATGATGTTAAGGAGAATTTACCGATGATCATCAAGCAGAGAAAGAAATCCGTGAATCCTATGGATGTTCTTGTAGCGAATCAGTTTGATGATGGATGGTATCAAGTGGATGATTTGTTTGTCGAAGTTAGAAAAAACATTGTTAATGAAGTCCTTGAAAGTCAAAATATGGAATGTTGTGTCTTGTTGGGGTATAATGATGAAAGGCAGATGCCATTAGCACTTCGTCCTAAGGTTAATAATAAGTTGTCAATTGATGACTATGTGTTTCCAAAAAATATTACCATAAAGGATTTTCTGTTTTTTAATTTTAGTAATAGGATTGGAGCTCAAGTAGAAAACAATAAAGTAGTATCTATCCTTAAGAGAAGTATTTGGTCAAAGTTATTTGAATCAATCAATCCAAAGACAATCAAGGTGATTGAAGGAGAACCTTTGAATCCGTTCTATACCGGTGTGGTGTAATATCATCTATCAATCCCCACCCCAAAATACTCAAACAACACCCTTACTTGCTGCGCATTATAATAATGCACCCGCTGGTTAGCATTCGCCGAAAGGTCTTTCAATTTTTGGTGTAGGGCTGGGCACCTTCGGATTTCCGGTCGAAGGGTTTGCAAGGCTGAAGCCTCAGAGGTGGCGTGGGTGAAGGTGATTCACTGTATTATGAAGTGATTAAATATCGCATTTACCCTAAAAGTATTACTAAGTCATACTTTGTGTGTTTGATTTCGTATCTTTAGGTAAACGAATTAAATCTAAGGTTATGGACGGAATGAAGTCAAGAAAATCATTTACGCTTGATGCTGATGTTGTTCAGTACATTGAGCGATACGCCAAAGCGAACAGGGTAAGTAACAGTACTGCGGTAAATCAGATCATTGCGATGCATAAGGAGCAGGAGCAAAAGAAGATGGTTAATTTTGCGGAGCAGATGATGGACAAGCACAAGGATGTCTTTGATTATTTGGCTAAATGAGAAAGTTCACCTATTTAAGCAAAGCATCACTTTTAGAAATTCAGGCGACCTCCATTAACCGTTTCGGCGGATTACATGGCATCAAATCACCAGAACATGAAGGGTTGATAGACTCGGTTTTATCGCATATTCAGAACGATGATTATTATCCTGACCTGGTCTCAAAAAGCACTTTTTTGTATTGGAGCCTGATCAAGAATCACTGTTTTCAGGATGGTAACAAGCGGGTAGCGCTGGCATCTGTGATTTCCTTTTGGTTCGGTAATGGCGTTGATCCTGACCGAATCAGTGATTTTGTCCGTGATCAGGGGGCAAACCTTACCGAGAATATCGCCGGTGGAAAAGTCGAGCGAGAGGAACTTTATCAAATTATCGCAAAGGTGCTTGATGAGCCCTCTGCAATGCAATAAACATTTTCCATACGGTGCGTGGAAAATTAACCATCAATCCCCACCCCAAAATGCTCAAATAGCAACTGCACCTGTTGCGCATTATAATAATGAAGCCTGTCCTTATTGGTCAGGCTTTTTAATTTTTGTTGCAATTCCTTACAGCTCCTAATCTCTCGTCGTAATGTCTGCATTGCCGCAGATTCCGAGGTGGCGTGAGTGAAGATGATCTTGGCGACTTCCTGCTTGTACATGGTGTTGCGCTTTGGGCTCATAAAGCGTAGGGTTTGTGTGAAACAAGGAGGCGGTCTGCTTATTATACGGACAATAGCGGGCGTTAAGCACCCTTTGAGTAGGCTTTTTTGTACTTTGCAAGAGCTTTGAGGGCGCTTTTTATAACTATTTCAAGCTAATAGGGAGCTTTTATAGTGCTTTTGTGGTACTTTGAGGGTGCTTGAGGCTTGCTTTTATAGTGCTTTTGGATGGTGTTTTTTATTGGGGTGAAGGTAGAATGCATTGTTGGATGGTATGTTTGATGTCAATTTAGTAGATTTGTTATATTATGACACTATCCCATAAAGTGTGTAAACTCATTTTAGTGTCTTGAGCTTATCAGAACCTACTTTTCAAATCCGTATGGATTAGCACATCCCGGCTTTTAAGGAGGGGGTCAAAATAGCTAATCCCTCATCAATAATATCCCTTCCCTGATACACAATGGCGGATTCCCCCACGGGGATTATCCATATCCCCTTCGTAGCGAGGGATCAGGTGACAATGGAAATGCATCACGGTTTGACCTGCGGTTTCTCCGCAGTTCATTCCAATGTTGTAGCCCTGCGGGCTGTATTCTTTTTCAACCAAGCTTTTGGCAACGGAAATCATCTCATTAAGCTCCTGCTTTTCGGCATCAGTCAGGTCAAAATAATCAGATCGGAGGGTTTTGCTGATAATCAAAGTATGACCAGGAGCGACAGGGTAACGATCACGGATCAGGAAGAAATATTCGCCAATATACAGCTTGTCTTTGTCGGAAATTTGCAGAAAAACACTCATCTAAAAGGTTCCTATTAGTTCAATAACTGGTGCCCAGCTAACAATACTCTGCGATTTAGCAAGATCATATTGTCTTTGCAAAAATTCCTGTCTTTTCTTCGGGCTATTGCCCGTCTGATTGATGATCGTCTCCGCCAATGGGTGTTTGGAGGTAATATAAAACTCATTTCGGTTGTAGAGCCTTTCCAAAAATCGCAGTTCGGGAACCCTCGCATTTTTCTGGCGGTTCACCGACGGGTCCGCCAATACCAAATTCCAGACCCCATTGATATTGGCCCCTACCTCCTGGTGCGCTAACTTATTGATATGGGGAAGGAAATGGTCCACATCACAAATATTTGCGCTCCCCGTATTGACGGAAATATCCTGAAAACTATAAAAACACTTTCCCTTCTGATATCCATTGAGGGCATCCCGCACCGAGGTGATGTCCTTTCGACGCATTAGATTATTCTCCAGAAAAAACAGGGAAGCCTCCTCATCATATTTCACCTCCAACAGGTTCGGGTTGATCTGCAGATTCCAGGCCGTTTCCACCAATTTCCATCGAGCCTCTGTTTCCTGCCCGAAATTCTGAAAGTGGAAAGATTCTTTCAGCTTTAGCAAGTGATCCGTAACCACAATCTCCTTTTTGCCCTGCTGATAGTTTTTCTCATAAAACAGATTCGGAATCTGCCCACCATTGACATTCTGAAAAGCATCCACCACATTCACAAAACCCAGCTTTTCGGTGTGCTTCAACAGATCCTCCTCCGATATTGTGCCCTGATTATAGTCCCGACAATAATTTAAAAACTTGCTCGACTGCGAATTCCCCTGCTTATCGCTCGCCTTC
This genomic interval carries:
- a CDS encoding DUF4248 domain-containing protein — encoded protein: MTFTHATSEASALQTLRPEIRRCPALHQKLKDLSANANQRVHYYNAQQVRVLFEYFGVGIDR
- a CDS encoding Fic family protein — its product is MRKFTYLSKASLLEIQATSINRFGGLHGIKSPEHEGLIDSVLSHIQNDDYYPDLVSKSTFLYWSLIKNHCFQDGNKRVALASVISFWFGNGVDPDRISDFVRDQGANLTENIAGGKVEREELYQIIAKVLDEPSAMQ
- a CDS encoding DUF4248 domain-containing protein produces the protein MSPKRNTMYKQEVAKIIFTHATSESAAMQTLRREIRSCKELQQKLKSLTNKDRLHYYNAQQVQLLFEHFGVGIDG
- a CDS encoding HIT family protein, with translation MSVFLQISDKDKLYIGEYFFLIRDRYPVAPGHTLIISKTLRSDYFDLTDAEKQELNEMISVAKSLVEKEYSPQGYNIGMNCGETAGQTVMHFHCHLIPRYEGDMDNPRGGIRHCVSGKGYY